In a single window of the Leopardus geoffroyi isolate Oge1 chromosome D2, O.geoffroyi_Oge1_pat1.0, whole genome shotgun sequence genome:
- the CD2H10orf143 gene encoding uncharacterized protein C10orf143 homolog — MRGPWTRAWGRRDTMVPGPWRRRRPEELQVPGDAKRVCRRLEAAGQERGCPPVKVSAPMSWSGEGLPDSGQRWPRAGIPHNGGRNSAQPCPRCIAGESGHLSHTEDY; from the exons ATGAGAGGCCCTTGGACTCGGGCTTGGGGCCGCAGGGATACCATGGTGCCGGGCCCGTGGCGACGGCGGCGGCCGGAGGAGCTGCAGGTTCCGGGGGACGCG AAGCGGGTGTGCAGGAGACTCGAGGCGGCTGGGCAGGAGCGAGGCTGCCCCCCGGTGAAGGTGAGCGCCCCCATGTCCTGGAGCGGCGAGGGGCTCCCTGACAGCGGCCAGCGGTGGCCACGCGCGGGG ATTCCTCACAACGGTGGAAGGAACTCGGCCCAGCCTTGCCCGAGATGTATTGCGGGGGAATCT